A genomic region of Candidatus Cloacimonas sp. contains the following coding sequences:
- a CDS encoding PatB family C-S lyase, with the protein MEQSRFDKIIDRRKTGCFKYDALQMLFGNSELLPMWVADMDFAVSDEIIAALSRRLKHPVFGYNLRLNDFSDAVISWQKRRFGWDVNEDWMIAVPGLVPAISLAVMALTEPGEGVLIQTPVYRPFYDAVLDHKRKLITSPLVNNNGVYSIDWQDLENKLQQVKLFIFCSPHNPVGRVWTEAELTKIGNLCAKYNVPVFADEIHADIVYPDYKHLPLASLNDFAEFCLTGVSPSKSFNIAGLATAVVLVANEEIRNKFSELNNKLHLYTGNTFGITALIAAYNESEGWLEDLLSYLNNNRLMITDFVPRELPGVQLSPIEGTFLAWLDFRNWGLSDEELQNLIVNKAGLALEPGTEFGEDGKGFMRLNFGCPLSTLELALTRLQILAKEYGCNRK; encoded by the coding sequence ATGGAACAGAGCAGGTTTGATAAAATAATAGACCGCCGTAAAACCGGTTGCTTTAAGTATGATGCTTTGCAAATGCTATTCGGTAACAGCGAATTGCTTCCTATGTGGGTTGCCGATATGGATTTTGCGGTCTCAGATGAAATTATAGCTGCCTTATCCCGCCGCTTAAAACATCCTGTCTTTGGCTATAATCTTCGCCTGAATGATTTTAGCGATGCTGTTATCTCCTGGCAGAAAAGACGCTTTGGCTGGGATGTTAATGAGGATTGGATGATAGCCGTTCCCGGTTTGGTTCCTGCTATCTCTTTAGCGGTGATGGCTTTAACCGAGCCAGGAGAGGGTGTTTTAATTCAGACCCCTGTTTACCGTCCTTTCTATGATGCCGTGCTTGACCATAAAAGAAAGCTAATAACTTCCCCTCTGGTAAACAATAATGGCGTTTACAGTATTGATTGGCAGGATTTGGAAAACAAATTACAACAGGTAAAATTATTCATCTTTTGCAGTCCGCATAATCCTGTAGGCAGAGTTTGGACGGAGGCAGAATTAACTAAAATCGGTAATTTATGCGCTAAATATAATGTCCCTGTCTTTGCTGATGAAATTCACGCTGATATCGTATATCCTGATTATAAGCACCTCCCCTTGGCTTCTTTGAATGATTTTGCGGAATTTTGCTTAACGGGAGTTTCGCCTTCTAAAAGTTTTAATATTGCGGGATTAGCCACAGCTGTAGTTCTTGTAGCAAATGAGGAAATAAGAAATAAGTTTAGCGAACTTAACAATAAGCTTCATCTCTATACAGGTAATACCTTCGGAATAACTGCTTTAATAGCTGCGTATAATGAATCCGAGGGTTGGCTGGAAGATTTACTTTCTTACTTGAATAATAATAGATTGATGATAACCGATTTTGTGCCGCGTGAATTACCAGGCGTGCAATTAAGCCCTATTGAAGGAACTTTTTTAGCTTGGCTGGATTTTAGAAACTGGGGGTTATCTGATGAGGAACTGCAAAATCTGATAGTTAATAAGGCAGGACTGGCACTTGAACCTGGAACTGAATTTGGCGAAGATGGAAAAGGTTTTATGCGTTTGAACTTTGGTTGCCCGCTCAGCACTTTAGAGCTTGCCTTAACGCGTTTACAAATCTTAGCAAAGGAATATGGATGCAACAGGAAATAA
- a CDS encoding PHP domain-containing protein: MIVKDINDIQRVNLHLHTKVSDGSVNPIELIKRAQQIGLDLISITDHDTADAYLQIPKDVAPLKILPGMEVSSQYKGDDVHILAYGCDFDNPVLQDMTEMYLSGRKERAKKMIKLLEEMGMPITLEEVIAVAGSRELIVRPHIAQILVNHKYCQTKNEAFEKYIGDNKPAYVSKPEVSVADVVSIIHQANGVAVVAHPGKLTKLSYLEDIIQMGIDGLEVWHPDHYQWEIDNFIEIATENGLYMTGGSDFHSDQDKHNLFDIIPLTEVILTSIKKLWQEYQCRVK; encoded by the coding sequence ATGATAGTTAAAGATATAAATGACATTCAGCGAGTTAATCTGCATTTGCATACTAAGGTGTCGGATGGAAGTGTAAATCCGATAGAGCTAATAAAGCGTGCTCAGCAAATTGGTTTGGATTTAATTTCCATTACCGACCACGATACGGCAGATGCTTACTTGCAAATTCCAAAAGATGTAGCACCCCTTAAAATACTGCCGGGTATGGAAGTTAGCTCTCAGTATAAGGGTGACGATGTGCATATTTTAGCTTATGGCTGCGATTTTGATAATCCTGTCCTGCAAGATATGACAGAGATGTATTTAAGCGGTAGGAAAGAACGCGCTAAGAAGATGATTAAACTTCTGGAGGAAATGGGAATGCCCATAACCCTGGAAGAAGTTATTGCTGTTGCCGGTAGTAGAGAATTGATTGTGCGTCCTCATATAGCTCAGATTTTAGTAAATCACAAGTATTGCCAAACTAAAAATGAAGCATTTGAAAAATACATCGGGGATAATAAACCCGCTTATGTATCTAAGCCGGAGGTTTCAGTTGCCGATGTTGTTTCCATTATTCATCAGGCAAATGGTGTAGCCGTTGTTGCTCATCCGGGAAAACTAACCAAACTTTCCTATCTGGAAGATATTATCCAGATGGGGATTGACGGATTGGAGGTTTGGCATCCCGACCACTATCAATGGGAAATTGATAATTTCATTGAAATCGCAACGGAAAATGGATTGTATATGACAGGGGGAAGTGATTTTCACAGCGACCAGGATAAGCATAACCTGTTTGATATTATCCCCCTTACAGAAGTTATCCTAACCAGCATAAAAAAACTTTGGCAGGAATACCAATGCCGCGTGAAATAA